AAAGCAATCCGAATATATTATTATTCTGTACAGTCTGATTTTCAGTTTCGTTGTAAACATTAGCATTCACATTGAATTTCCCCCCGAAAAGGAAACGGTCTGTATTATATCCTATATGAAGTCCGGTAGTAAATTTAAAAGTGAAATATCCTGTGTTTTCCCTGTTTGCTTTCGAGCCGTCATCAAGAATATCCCAGCTGCTGGAAAACATGCCGCCTACACCCAGTGAAACATTGGGAGCAATATTCACTCTTTTTTTGGAGCCTAGTACCCAGTTGTAAAAATACCCCATGCTTCCTCCAAAACTATACTGGGTCTCTTTGCTTTTCTTACCGTCTATGACATCTCTGAATATGGAAAGGTCATAATCCATAAAAGGAACCCAGCTGCCACGACTTTCTTTTTGCCACTCTCCCTGGGTATAAATACTTTTTAAGGAAAAATCTTTCTTCATTACGTAAGCTGTAGATCCTCCAAAACTCTGAACTCTAAGGTTGGGAAACTGGAAATACGCATCTTTTCCTTCTTTCCAGTCGGGAAAAAAGTCTTTCATATTTTCCATATAAAATCCCGCTATATTTTTATAGTAAACGGTTTGGATAAATCTTTTAGGAAAGAAACGAAATCTAAAATCTGTATAGGAGCTGGTGCCCTTTAAGTTCATTGTCATTATTACCGGGCAGGAAACGGGGCGTAACGGACAAGGTTGCACTTATAATCCTGTAATCAACAGAAAAAGAAAGCCTGGTCTTATTATTGGTCATCAGGATTGTTTCCAGTGGCTTATCCTCCGGACCTTCGGTAAAGATGAATTGATCAATATTGGTATCCAGATTCACACGAACCATCACCTGGTCTGCATAAGACTTGATCCTGGTGGAATCTACCTGGGCTTTTGCCAGAAGTGTAACGAGAAATAATAAAAAGACAGCTGCTGATTTCGGGCTCAAATCAAAATATTTTAATATCAGGAAATGAAATTACTACAATTTTTTCAATTGCAAATATTAAAACAAATTCATGAACATCCGCAATCTTTGTCGCAGTTGGTTCTTTTGGAGCTGAATTTCTTCGGTGCAAAATTCTTTCTGAGTACTTTAAATAAAGAGTAACAGGCAAATGCAACGATCAGTACAATGATGACGTACTGAAAAATCAATGAGTTATCCATTATTTTAAAATCTGATATGCTATCAACGACACAAAATATGCCAAACCGGTCATCATTGCTACCTGAAGGCCGGTCCATTTCCAGCTTTTGGTTTCTCTGTAGACTACTGCAAGCGTAGAAACACACTGCATTGCAAACGCATAAAACAAGAGCACTGAAATCCCTGTGGCAAAGCTGAAAACTTTCTCTCCATTGGGTTTCACGTCTCTTCTCATTTTATCAATTACTTTCACTTCGGGAGCATCATCTTCAAGGCTGTACAAAGTAGACATGGTTCCTACGAAAACTTCTCTCGCCACAAAACTTGTCAGAATTCCTACACCCATTTTCCAGTCATAACCGAGAGGTTCAATAAGCGGTTCGATTCCTTTCCCCATTTTCGCAAGGTAGGAATGGTCCAGCTCAACATTAGTTGCCACAAATTGCTCAGGCTTCTGTTTAGGTCCGAAATAGCTCAGGAACCAAATAATGATACTGACGATAAAAATGATCTTTCCCGCACCTGTTATAAACTCCCAAACCTTACCTAAAACCATTTTAAAATCATATCCGAAAAGTGGTTTTTTATAGGCCGGAAGATCCATCACAAGATAGGTTTTGCCTTCATTTTTAATAAATCTTTTAAGGATTGCTGCTGAAAATAAGGCTACCAGAAAACCTAAAAGGTACATTCCCATCAGCACCAATGCTTTATACTTGATTCCAAGAAAAGAGCCTTCTGAGATAATCAACCCGATGATAATACTGTAGACCGGAAGTCTTGCAGAACAGGTCATAAAAGGTGTCACTAATATGGTTAAAAGTCTTTCTTTTACATTTTCAATATTTCTTGTGGAAATTACTGCCGGAATAGCACAGGCTGTTCCTGAAACGAGCGGCACAATACTTTTACCATTCAGTCCAAATGGTCGTAACATCCTGTCCATTAGAAACACAACTCTTGCCATATATCCTGAATCTTCCAGTAAATAAAGGAAATATAACAGAATCCCGATCTGTGGTGCAAATACCACAATTCCCCCGATTCCAGGAACAATTCCGTTTGAGATCAGTGAGTTGATAGGGCCATCCGGTAAATGTTCTGCTGTAAATGCAGCCAGCCATGAGAAGAAATCATCGATCCAGTTCATCGGATATTCTGCCAGGAAAAAAACACTTTGGAAAATGACCAATAGAATCATCAGAAAAACAATGTATCCCCAGAATTTGTGGACAAGAACTTTATCCAGCTTTTCAGTCAGAAGTTCTTTAAACTGGGCTTTTTTAGAGATAACATCTGCTAAAATTTTGTCAACATTCTGATATCTTCTTACTGTTTCCTGTACCTGAAGTCTTTTTGGCACCAGGCTTTTGGAATCCGGCTCATTGATAAGTTCTTTTATGGATTGTATCTTTCCAAGGCTCGACCCTGTAGAAAGGTTCATCCAAGCCTTATATTCATTGTTTATGCCACTGTTCGCAGCTATTTTCTGAATAAAATCTTTATGTTCATTGGGTATTTCGAAGGAGGCTGTATCTGTTTTTACAAACCCATTATTAAGTACAGCTTCTTTGATCTGGTCTATTCCCAACTGTTCTTTGGCGTTGGTCTGGATAATTTTAATACCCAAGGCATCAGAAAACTTCTGAATATCAATAGTGATGCCTCTTCTTTCTGCCTGGTCGATCTGATTAACCACCAATATCATCGGGATGCCTAAATCCTGTATCTGCTGAAATAGGAGAAGGCCTCTTTTTAAGCTTAATGCTTCAAGGATATAGATTACTCCTTCATAATTTTTTTGTTCGTCAATAAGAAATTTGGAAAAAATAGCTTCATCTTCGGAGCTTGGATATACACTGTACGAACCCGGTAAGTCGATCACCTCAACTTCCTCGTTTTTATAAGTGTAATTTCCGGAATGGCTCGCTACGGTAACTCCTGCATAATTTCCGGTTTTCTGCTTTTTGTTACAAAGTGCATTGAAAACCGTAGATTTCCCTACATTAGGATTCCCGACCAAAAGAATTTGTTTTTTCTTATTTTCCTGCATTAATTCAATTCTTCAACAATAATATAATTTCCTTCTTCTTCACGTAGGGCAATGCGGCTTTTTTCTTCTCCAAATTCTACATACATAGGTCCACTGAATGGTGCCTGATACAATATCCTAAAAATAGTTTCCGGCAAAAGCCCCATTTCTATGATCTTGTTTGGCATTTTCAGGTGATCATTATCATAACCTAAAATCTTCCCCATTTTGTTTTTAGGGAATCCGCTTAATTTATCTAAATTCATCTCTTTCAAGCCTGATTTTTTGTAAAGGCAAATATACGCTATTTAAATTTAATCTAAATAACGAATGACATGAAAGAAATCAACCCAAATACATTACTGTATCCGGGTTGATTCAAAAATATAATTTAGTTGATATGAATGCTTATTTTTTCTTTTTATCCAGGTTTTGTGATGAAATTTCTATAGGATTGTCATTCGCATTATAAAAATCTTTATACTGCTTTTCCTGTTTTTTTACCATATCTCCAACTGTCCCATCCATTCCAGGAACTGTCTTAGACATCATTTCCTGTGTCATCATAGGTCTTATAGAAGCAAAAGGATCTTTTTTGAAATCGTTAAATGTCTTCTCAAATTTTTCTCTTGTTAATTCATTTACTTTCCCTCCTTTTGCATTCATCAGGTTTTCAATATAAGAATATTCTGTATAGTCTTTAACCTTCTTATTTCCCTGAAGAATCCATGAATAATTTTTCTGATCATCTTCAATTTTAATTATCAAACCTGGAAGTCCCCAGAATTTATAGGGTCCGTCCTGAAATGGCAGATCTGTACTGAACCATGCTGTCCATTTTCTTCCTCCAAATTCAGTGGTCGCTTTTTGAGTGTTATACTCCCCTATTTTTTGTTTATCATTCAGAATATTCCAATTGAATTTCAAGTCTTCACTATATCCAATATTACTTGGTGTAAATCCACTTGCAATCTTATCCACATACTGCACTTTCATGTTT
The Chryseobacterium sp. W4I1 DNA segment above includes these coding regions:
- a CDS encoding DUF4421 family protein, whose amino-acid sequence is MTMNLKGTSSYTDFRFRFFPKRFIQTVYYKNIAGFYMENMKDFFPDWKEGKDAYFQFPNLRVQSFGGSTAYVMKKDFSLKSIYTQGEWQKESRGSWVPFMDYDLSIFRDVIDGKKSKETQYSFGGSMGYFYNWVLGSKKRVNIAPNVSLGVGGMFSSSWDILDDGSKANRENTGYFTFKFTTGLHIGYNTDRFLFGGKFNVNANVYNETENQTVQNNNIFGLLYIGYRFPPPKVVERNYNRMQKKIPIL
- the feoB gene encoding ferrous iron transport protein B; translation: MQENKKKQILLVGNPNVGKSTVFNALCNKKQKTGNYAGVTVASHSGNYTYKNEEVEVIDLPGSYSVYPSSEDEAIFSKFLIDEQKNYEGVIYILEALSLKRGLLLFQQIQDLGIPMILVVNQIDQAERRGITIDIQKFSDALGIKIIQTNAKEQLGIDQIKEAVLNNGFVKTDTASFEIPNEHKDFIQKIAANSGINNEYKAWMNLSTGSSLGKIQSIKELINEPDSKSLVPKRLQVQETVRRYQNVDKILADVISKKAQFKELLTEKLDKVLVHKFWGYIVFLMILLVIFQSVFFLAEYPMNWIDDFFSWLAAFTAEHLPDGPINSLISNGIVPGIGGIVVFAPQIGILLYFLYLLEDSGYMARVVFLMDRMLRPFGLNGKSIVPLVSGTACAIPAVISTRNIENVKERLLTILVTPFMTCSARLPVYSIIIGLIISEGSFLGIKYKALVLMGMYLLGFLVALFSAAILKRFIKNEGKTYLVMDLPAYKKPLFGYDFKMVLGKVWEFITGAGKIIFIVSIIIWFLSYFGPKQKPEQFVATNVELDHSYLAKMGKGIEPLIEPLGYDWKMGVGILTSFVAREVFVGTMSTLYSLEDDAPEVKVIDKMRRDVKPNGEKVFSFATGISVLLFYAFAMQCVSTLAVVYRETKSWKWTGLQVAMMTGLAYFVSLIAYQILK
- a CDS encoding FeoA family protein, encoding MNLDKLSGFPKNKMGKILGYDNDHLKMPNKIIEMGLLPETIFRILYQAPFSGPMYVEFGEEKSRIALREEEGNYIIVEELN
- a CDS encoding GLPGLI family protein, which encodes MKKLISIFFITLFAFTWAQDSKESKQTANRFFYELTFKPKKDSTKMDKVITILDITDKNRSIYQDYTVIAQDSIMKIEMEAMQKSGMMRDLSKSLKSPKISARIYKSYPNMKVQYVDKIASGFTPSNIGYSEDLKFNWNILNDKQKIGEYNTQKATTEFGGRKWTAWFSTDLPFQDGPYKFWGLPGLIIKIEDDQKNYSWILQGNKKVKDYTEYSYIENLMNAKGGKVNELTREKFEKTFNDFKKDPFASIRPMMTQEMMSKTVPGMDGTVGDMVKKQEKQYKDFYNANDNPIEISSQNLDKKKK